In Nomascus leucogenys isolate Asia chromosome 3, Asia_NLE_v1, whole genome shotgun sequence, the genomic window AGAAAACCATTTATAATTGTCAATGAGTACTTCATCCATGGAAGATGACCTGTGTCATCCTAGTGAGTTGATACAATTACAGCCCAAATATGGTATTTTAATCCCCTGGGCATCTTTCTAACCTAGTTCCATTCAggtgttttgaaatattaaagaCAACTTGAAGCGCTTCAACATTCTGCTCCTATGGACCTAGGTAGGAAAGTGTGATTAGGTCAACAGCCTCATTCTACAGACGCAGGCAGCAAGCCCGTTCCATGCTCACATAAAGAGCACAGCTGCTAAGTCAGGCAGAGCTGGCTCTCCACGGATTTGTGCCAGGACACTGGGGGAGTCATTAACAGCTCCAAGCCTCTGTATCCTTGTTCTTAAAATGGGGAATTGTAGAAAAGCACTCTGCAGACtgagaggatgaaatgaaatcatgaatGTGGAAGACTCTGCACAGCTCAAAGTAAGTCCTCACCCAACGACAGGCCCTAGCTTATTACTGTTACCTACAGAATTAATATGATAGTGAATATGTATTtaaatcataattattatttctcaCCCAACATTTCCTTTTCCTGTGGTTGGTGACTTCAGTGTAAGCACCGCACGGATTCTTTCTGATGATCACATCAGCACCCCTGGGTTTGTGTCTGGTGCTGCTAGACTGGACCTCATTATATTAATGGTATTTCCTCATCCAGATGCTGGAGGGACCCTGGGTTAAGTGTTAGTGAGGTGGATGCAGTGGGGCCCACACCTCTTGAAACTGCACCTGTTGTGTCTTCACATTGATGATGGATTTTTGATTGTCTACCAGCTAAAATTATAGTCATGACTTCccaaatctttccattttctaacGTAATGGGTTTAACCAAGTTTTGTTCCAAACccgtgtatttatatattattcaaTTTTTACAGAAACAAACAACTGCCAAATATGTCACTCAGCTAGTAAGTTGTCTGTTTTAGTACAATGTAGAAGATGGACAAATAAATGCCACCACTGAATGAGGTACAATACATATTAGTCCTAAAAGTACtgttagtatttttatattttctaaggaaaaaaaatgcatgtatttgGTTCCTGATGGTAAAACTGAAGACACACACATATCAAAATCATATGTCTAGCTCAAAttggcttctttttgttttctttcttttttcttttttagagacaaagtctcactctgtcacccaggctggagtgcagtggcatgatctcggctcactgcaacctccacctcccaggtttcaagcgattctcctgcctcagccaccctagtagctgggattacaggtgcccaccaccatgcccggctgatttttgtatttttagtagagatggggtttctccatgttggccaggctggtctcgaactcctgacctcaagtgatctgcctgcctcagcctcccaaagtgctgggattacaggtgtgagccaccatgcccagccccaaccTCAGGATGGTTTCTAAATGCTTTTCTCCGACATTTAGAAATTTCTTACCAAGCTCAAGAGATGGGACCCACCATAGGTGCTATCAAAATGGCCAAGTCTGATGCCTGTGCTCAAGTGTCCCTTGCTGCCTGTGGAATGTAAAGCCTCTTCCTTGCAGTGCTCCACACCTGATGCAGGTGATGTCCATTGCAAGATCAAATTGCTGAGCTGACACTACTAAGCTATTGACCTGCCTGACCTTGTATTACCATTATTTCACAAATCTGTCTTTAGCCCCATGACATTGAGGGTGCTGTGAGGAACAAAGATGAACCTGACAAAGTTCTTGCCTTCAGGAAACATACAAGCTAGTTGGGAAGCAAAAAATGCGCACACATCATTATTACGGTGTTTCATACCCCCAGCTCAGCCCAGACCAAGCACTGAAGGCAGACGGAGCCAGGAGCGGACTTCCGGGGAAAGGCTGGGAGGGGCTAGCACTAAGGaaagggtgagaaacagggatgAGGTGGGGGGAGTGCAGTGCGGGTCGGGGGAAGGGTATTCCAGCTGGCGGGGTCTGCAGCAGCACTGCAGAGGCAGCTGAGTGACGGGTGTTTCGGGAAAAGGCTCCTGCCTCGGATGCAAGTGCAGAGGGAAATGAGGAtccaagggaggctgaggccagatcGAAGGGCCTCTGGGGTCAGGTGAGAGCAAGAtggtcacttttatttttttctatttttttttttttttttttgagatggattctcactgtcacccaggctggagtgcagtggcacaatctcagctcactgcaacctctttgtctcctgaggtcaagcaatcctcttgcctcaccttgagtagctgggaccacagggacacACTactatgcccaggtaattttttgtacttttggtagagaccgtgttttgtcatgttgcccaggctcgtcttgaacacCTGGGTCTTCagctcacgtgatctgcctgcctcagtctcccaaggtgctgggattacaggcgtgcgccaccctgcctggccaagatggtcaCTTTTGGACCTCTCGAACCCCAAGCCAGAGGGCCAACCTGACAGCCAACCAAAAGGCTCTattttacagaaaacaaaatgccaaAAAGTACAAGTATACATAATTTGGATCATCTTTTCATTGTCAAATTTAGAAAGGCCGTTTTGGGTAGGGAGAAGATAAGCATCCAATACTCTGAAAAACATGAAATAGATCTACCATAATTGCATGCTGGTACCATTCCAAGACCTCGTGGGCACAAAGCAAACCATGCCTCCGGGCCTGACTGTGGAAGAGCATCCAGAAGAAGGTTGGGAGTTTTTGAGTTACGATTAAAATCTACCTGCACCCTCATGACACCACCACTCCACCCACACCGGGAGGAAGCCGTTTAAAGGAGATCTTAGTCTCTTATTAGCAGCAAAGAAGTGGAGACCAGACCTTCACGTGTGATCTTCTTCAGATTGATTTCTACTCAGTTCAACAAAACTGTTAGAAATcagtcaggcgcggtggctcacacctgtaatcccagcactttgggaggccaagacgggcagatcacaaggtcaggagtttgagaccagcctgaccaacactgtgaaactgtgtctctactaaaaatacaaaaattagccgggcgtggtggtgcgcacctgtaatcctagctactcaggaggctgaggcaggagaattgcttgaacccaggaggcagaggttgcagtgagccgagatcacatcattgcactccagcctgggtgacagagtgagactccatctcaaaaaaataaaaaaaattgttaaaatcaaGAAAGGAAAACTCAAAACCATCACAAAAGCTGGAGTGTCAAAATGCCGACTGGGCAGCCTCACAGAGGTGGCTGGAGGAGAAAACGGGTTGGAGGACTGGGAATGTGGTGCACCAACAGGTTAGGGCAATGGGGTCATCCTTCCCAAGAAAGGCGCTAGCTCTCCTTCAGAAAGGTTTTCCTATCAAAAAGGAAGCATGGGcagggcacggtagctcacacctgtaatcccagcactttggagccaaggcagatcactgaggtcaggttAGAGACCcagctacatggtgaaacccgttctactaaaaatacaaaaaattagccaggcgtggtgcactgcctgtaatctcagctactcacaaggctgaggcaggagaatcgcttgaaaccaggaggcagaggttgcagtgagccaagattgcgccactgcaatccagcctggacaagagtgaaaccccgtctcaaaaaaaaagaaaaagaaaaaacactgaaattgAATATACACAGGAGGAAGGATATTAACGAGATAAGCAAAGTTGTCCGGAGCCCATTTCTGCCCATTTCTGAGGAGGGAATCATGTCCTCTCAACAAGCCTGGGGTGAATCCCTGGTTTGAGGCTTCATTAAAAGGTGTGGCCATAATGTCTGAACACCATATGGGGCCTAGGAATAACGGTGGCACCAAGCGACTCCAGGTCAGTGACCTACACTGACAGTCTGACTTGAATGACACTCCCTTGGAGCTGTGTTTATCAAAATCACAGAGGGGACATAAGCCACGGGCAAAGTTCAAGTGGGCGCTCAGGACCCACTCGATGGAGTCCTGAGGTGGAGTTAGAGGGCACCGTGCTGGCTCTTAGCAGGAGTCTTGGGTCAAAGGAGAGCTGGTTTCAAGTCTCAGGCTGTTTTCAAACACAGCCTGCGCTCCAAGTGCAGCAGGAGACGTGCAGACGATCTCACAGTAATGATCACGTGGTTACCTGGCTGAGAAGTTTCTCTCCTGGCCTTTGGCTCCCTAGGGGCTGTATTCTCTGAGGCAGAGTGAGGGTCCAGCTGGCCACAGAGTTGCTTACCCTCAGTGGGTGAACTGAATTTGGTCTCGTTTACAAAGGTGGACAGGTCTGATGGCTGCGGGTAGTCCTGTTTGTCAGCCTCCAGGTCCACCGTCATGCACGTCCACTTCTGGTTGGTGACCGCCAGCTTTTCCTCATCTGTGGCGTGGACCACTGCAGAGATCACTGGTGGTGTTTCTGGTGTAGCAGCTGGGGTGGGGTCctgcaaagagaagagaaactgTTTCTTGTCTCATCAGACTCTTGGTCAGAAACTGCACCCACCCTCAGGTCTGGGGACCCATTAGCCAGGACAGGTCCCGGTCACAATCCTCGGCATGCTCTTCTCGGACTCTGCTCCAAATGGTCCattaaggaaacaacagatggaCAAACAGATTCTTCCCTCTATGAATCTCCTTTTATGATGGTTTGTTTCAGGGTATTaccatgaattaaaaaaaaaaaaaaattggattttgtGTCTTAGTTACTTGAGCATTCCTGCTAGTTTTATGACTACGACTGCTGTGTGATGCCCACACAGTGCTTCAGGCCTGCATATCACTATCACCAGAATCACCTGACAATCATCACATCAGTCCCTGGAGGCACAAAAAGGGGGATCTTATCTCCATTTCCATAGAAGAGTGGGAAGTGGAGTAGGGCAGGGTGGGAAGCTAGAGAGGTCAGGGCAGAGCTGCAGCTGGGACCTGAGCCCCTATCCCCAGAGCTAAGTGCTTCCCTCCACTGCCCCCACTCTGGCCAGGGACTGCAGGCTGGGGCTTTGCTGGCTCAGACTTGGAGGGGTGGCAGGTCTGTCTGTTTTATGACCCAGAAATTAGCCCTAACATACTGACAGCCTTGAGGATAACTTTCCTCGGTCTGTAAACAGGGTAGAAGAAATGGAATCTATCTGATGGAGGAACTGGTAAGAGGGACTCTAAGAACCCAAGCCCCACTTCTTTAGAGGagggggttcccttttcttcccatTCCAATTTTGGCTGCACAATTCAGTGCTCCCGACACTTGCTGAGTTTCTTCACCTTCTCACTGCGTATTTGTTCATCTCAAGAGACTTTCTCGACTCGACAGTCCTAGAAGTTCACAGCAGATGAACTGGCCTGAAAGGGGCAGACTGGGTCCTCTAGAGCCCAACTAATGTTTTTCCTGAACATCTTCCTACTCTCGGGACACACTCTCATCTTCCGCAAAGTGAAGGGATCAAAACAATGTCAGGCAAACATCGAGGGAGCCTCCACACAGAAGGCAAGAAGAGGGTCTTGGAAACATGATCTTGGAAACAGGCCCGGGATGAGCAGAAAGCAAAGCTTTGTCAACAAGCGAAGAAAACCTCCCCCGGGGCGGGGGGCGGGCATGAAACCATCAAGATCAAAGGAACACTGTACCTGGGAAGGTGGATCAGAGAGAGGAGACCGTTTTGGCGACTTTTTCACCCTAAATGTGTCActggaaacaaaatggaaaacgTAAACACAACAAGCAGAGGGACGGAACACTCCAGGGCAGTACAGAGCGGACCGAAGCTATTGCCTCCGCGGCGCCATCTGGCCCAGGCCACCCTCCCGCCTCTGTCACTCCAGCGCCAGCGAGAGGCCACGCTGGCTACCCACTCTCACTTTTTAACAGCTATTATTTTTGCCCCCAAGGGAAAGATCCATCAAGCTGGAAATCTTTAAAGAGATGCCATTTTGGAGAATGACCCAGAAAATGAAGCTAAATTTAACtaaatgttcatattttataaagcaaattttTGGTGAGCAGATTAATTTATCTGGATTCTTCCAGGGATGTCTGAACCCAACTAAGACTAGGGGAGGGGCTCTAGGCTCAGGACACCAATTTACAGACGGGCAAGGCGACACCTCACTTAATGAACAACTGAAGGGGGCCACGCAGAAATAGAAAGTTCGGGGTCCTCAAGGAGAACCTGCTGAATCCTCCCTATCACAGGATCTTTGAGCTCAATGGGTTCCCATGCTCTGAAGGCTTCTAGGTGGAATCCTGACTAAAGGTAGGGCCAGGGGAGAGActattttttttgtctcctcCTAACCATGGTAAACAGACAAGATTCATagctcttctctccctttttcccctCCATATGAATAGCAGGGCTGGGAGGCAAAGGAAACACCAAATCAGACTCCTGAAGGGTCAAGGAAGCAGATCCCAGGAGAAAGGGATGACTTTTAGCCTGAGCAGTTCCATTAAGTCTACCGAGCAGTCTGGGGGTCACTTCCACAGTCAGAATGGGGGCTCTTTCCACCCAGTAGACTAGCCCCTGTCCCCTGTCTCTAGCCCCTCCATGGGATGGTCCCACTCCCAGCAAAGCAAAGGCTTTGGGGGTGATCCCTCTCCTTAGATCCCACCACCCTCCCCTGCTTTGCACGTTAACTGGGTGGGCAGAGCAATTTGGCATTCAAGTTCCTTCCTTGTGTTCTCTCAAATCACTCCAACAATGGCatttaatcatgaaaaaaaaataaatggctatTTACAGCATCTATAACATTTGCCATTAAAACAGTGCAATCGCAGCTCGAAGCATATATTTATTcatgcatataaatatgtaacCATATATTTTATAGTTGCTAAGTGGCCCAAAAATACTCAGGAAATCCCTTGGGCAGAAGAGAGTCTGATGGACTCAACCCTATCCTGGGACTGCTGGCCACCTGGACTGGCCAGCCTCCCTTCTAAGGACAGGGAAAACGTGCATGTCTTTGGACCCCCCAGAGCTGCCCACAGATCCCTCCTGGCCAGGGGGCGCAAAGCAGCAGAGGCACAGAAATGGTCAGCTCTGTTTCTACTGACAAGTGGCAGGGTAACCCACAGATGGCAGACGAGGCATGCCGACACCCAGCCAGGTCCTGGGTGACTGAGGATGCAGGACTGGGGCAGCCTGGCGATGGCTCTCACAGCCGTGTGCTCCACTCTGCGCTGACCCTGCATTTCAGGGCGCTCTGCAGGCCTCAATTTGGAACGGCCCAAATACTTCTGCTTCACATGTTAGCAAGAATAAGCTGTGGCCGTCGCTGCCCGTGGTTAGACCGGACAGTTATTTTAACGTGAAGCCACAGTAGTGTTGAAAGCAATCGCCCACTAGCCCAGTTTAAAATGAAAGAAGGTaatgaagagttttaaaaaaaagtatgatttcAGATGAAGACATCCAATGtgcaagggaaggaaaaaagttcCATTCCTGATAAGCAAGCAGATGCTGGATAATCACATTTTCACAGCCAAGCAGTCTCTTATGCAAATCACTATGAAACAGAAAAGTAATCTTTGCTACTGGGGAGCCCCATGCCCCATCATTCCCAGGCTCACCACAGAAATACATCAGTAGCAGCCATAGAGGGGAAATAAAAATGGCTTGCAAGCagaaacaaaaggcagaaaaacaagCACATTTGGCATAAGAGGCAGATTGCATTAAATTTACTTACAACAGAGAACACACAGACATCACATCTTCAACCATCCTAAgacaagaagacaaagaaaaagagagacagacagaaggaACTGACAAAAAAGATAAATCTGCAGACAACTGGTTATTAATGGGTTAGGATACGGCAGACATCGCTGCAGGGCAATGCCCCAGCTTTTTGGAAGGAGCTGCTGGGGAACAGCTTCCTCTCTTGGTCCTAATGATCCCACAAAGCCGTGGTGCCCCAAAAGCTTTGTCAGACCCATGCAGGGTCTTCCAAGCCAAAGTCCCTGTCTGCACTAGAGGTGAGGCCACAGCTGGGTAAATTTCCCTGACCCCTGTTAGCTCTGATATTCAAACAAGAAAGTGACTGGGGACGCCTATGAGACACAGAACATATcttggagaaggaggaggtggtggCTAAGGTTGGCTCTCATTCCACAGATGAGAGAGCATGGCCTTGCAGTCTAGCCATTGCAGACTTCTCCTATTCCAGGCTTGAAATCAAGTTTCCAGCATGAATTCTAGAGGGTCTCTAGGAAGGACCTAGCTGGGTAACTGATCTAAAACAAAGtgtccattttggccaggatggcctccagcCAACACTAGACAGTGGCAGGTTGATCTAAGGTAACCTGCTGTAGAGACCTCCTCTCAGGAGGCCCTGGGTTATTCTCAGAAGTTCAATGTTAGGGGGAGCCCAGAATGGGAGGTTAACATGTCGTTCTGTCTCTTTCGTGCCAGGCAGACCCAGAGGGGCCGGCGCTGTGGTCTGTTCTGCTGCCCCTGGGAGACTGATCTCCTCAGCCTTGTTAAATTATTGACAATACTTCCCATAAGAGTAAGGAAATTGCCAAGGTATTAACCACAGGGGCCAAAGAATAAAGGACCAGCAGCCATCCACGTTAGAGCCGGGTCCTGGGGTGGATTCTGGAGGCATGGGTGTTTGATATTTAAGCACGATGTACTTGGCCTTGTCAAGTGTCTGGGGACCACAGAGCCAAGGACTAATGGCTTCCTGGGGATTGTGGGGATTTGCGCCCCACTTTCAGGTTCCATTTGTCTCTTCAGGACTTGCAGGGACTTTGTCTACAAAAGATgactggagagaaggaaggagacaaAGAGGGGTGTTTCTTACGGgctggttggagtgcagcaggGAGGGGCCCAGGCCATATCTCTCATTCCTGGGCCTCCTGGGCTAATGTCACATTAACAGGCAGAAACAAGtactataaattttaatattttaaaggacGTATCTCCTAGCTTCTCCAAAAAGCAGTCAGTCACCAACAGGGAGATCGACCAGATCTCTAAGGACATTTCCCCTTCCATGGGATCTCCCAGATTGCTCTGGAGTTGAACATCAGGTCTTTGGCTACAAGTAAAGCTCTAGACCGTTGATTTATTGAAGGAAAAGATCAAGGACACAAAGGGGTATGTGGATGGGAAAATGCTACCACTGTGACCgcagagaggaaggaaaacaCGTACATTGTCTGCCTGGTGCAACGGCTGTAAGCGTGGCATCATCACAGCACCCAGAGGCAAGGTTAGGGCAGTCGAAGGTTATCCAGGCACATGACCAAGGGTCACAGCCAATGCGCACCCCCGCCTCCGATCCTTACCACCTCCACCCCTGAACTTACGTCTTTAGGGGCGTCTTCTTCTTCTTGGCGGGCTTGTTTAGCCCATCCCCGTCCACTCCATTGGCTTCCATAGCACTGGCTGGGATCTCAAAGGAGGCTGGGGATTTAGAAGGTGAGCTGGGGGTCTTAGAGGATGTCTTAAAGGGGTCAACAGACTCATCACAGGTGTCTGGGTCAAAGTTGTATGATTGTTGGGGCAGTTTGGGAGACTCCTGCATTTTTGAGGTGGAAGAAAAAGGGTTAAAATTGGGGTCATCCCACTTGTCAATATCAAAGGTGTAAGTACCTTTAGCAATGGGGATGTCATTGGGTTCAGCAGGGGatctgggaggtgaggcaggagtgTTGTCAAGTTTCTCGggtgtctttttcatctttggcCTCCTCAGGGGCATTTTGGCAACTGGCTTTTTGCCTATCTTTTTGGTAGGAGGGGGGTTTTCCTGCTGGTTGTCCCAACTACTCTTGTCCTCAGAATAGTCAAACTCCAGCCTTACGGAGAGCCCTTTGGCTGGAGAGTCCTCTTGCCCCCCGCTATCTGATGGGGTCACCTCCCCTGCCTCTGGGGCTGTAGTAAGAGGCAGCGTTTTCCTCCCGACAGGGGGTGAGTTCTGTACTCTGCCACCTCCAGAAGCTGGGGGGACAGCCCCTTCTGCACTCTCTGAGTCCAGGGGGCAGGCAGCTTTGGGCCCCACAGCAGGCTCAAGGGGCGTCTCCTCCAATAAGGCTGAGCCAGGACCTTCCGTCTTGGCAGATTCCGTTTTCGTCTCAGATGCTAGATTCTCCCCACTGGGGATGAGGCTCTCTTCATCTGGCTCCGGCTGTGTCTCCTTCACTGGGGGGGTCTCTGTGGGTTTCTTGGtggtctgtttcttttttaaggaagGCGGCCTCGGTTTTTTAGTTCGCTTAAGGGTACTGGAAGCACTGCTGGAACCCGTGCTATATGCATCTGGGGCAAGGGCCACGGCCTCAGGATTGCCTGAGGAAGAAGCACCATCAAAGTCACTGGCTTGCAGGCTGAGCGACCGGGACAGTGTTGACTTAGAGATGGGGACGGAATCCGTGGACTTCCTCCGTGTGTTCACTTTGCCCTCCTGATTCTTAGCGTCTGAGGCACGAGGCTCCAAGGTCTGAAAGGTATCCACAAGCTCAATGTTGTCGAAGTCCAAGTTGTAAGTCCCGCTGCTGGCTATCGGCTTGTCTTCATCGAAGACGGCAGAGAAGGAGTGTGACGGCGGACGGAAGGGACTTCCTTCCACCGAGTCGCTCCGTGGGCCATCAGGGACAGGGACTGTCTCAGAGCCACATcctgaggaaacagagacaaagCCATCAATTACAGACACAGGACGCGCTGGGGCACCTCTCCTCTTGTGCCAAAACATCACCCTCCAGCGTAGGGGTTGACAAACCACGGCCCCAGGCCACCCCTGCCCATCACCGGGTATACTACTTGGGTACAGATCCTGACCCACCCATAATTAGCTCAAGACCCAGGCCAGGCTCGCCCAGAGTgccctcatctgtacaatgggggtGATGAGGACCGATTAAAGAACAGCTCAGAGTATTCATTCAAAAACATTCACCAAGTGCCTAATCAGGACCAGGCATGGTTCTAGGTACCAGATTCAACAAGGAACAGAAATAGACAAAACCTCTCCGTTCCTGGAAGTCACATTCTTCAGGGGAAGATAGTGAATAAACCACCAGgaccgggcgtggtgtctcacgcctgtaatcccagcactttgggaggccgaggcaggcagatcactggaggtcaggagttcgagaccagcctggtcatcatggtgaaacccagtctctactaaaaaaacacaagaattagccaggcatggtggtgtgcgcctgtaatcccagctattccggaggctgaggcaggagaatcgcttgaacctggggagccagaggttgcagagaaccgagattgcgccactgtacgctagcctgggcaacagagtgagagagactctgtctcaaaaacaaacaaacaatgtaAGAATTTCAGAGGGTGACAcatgctaaggagaaaaataaagccggGATAGGAgagtttcacttttaaaataaggtaGTCAGGCAAGATCTTCTGAGGAGACATCTAAGCAAAGGCCAGAATCAAGGTAAGTGCATGAACCAGGAGGACTCCTGAGGAGGAAGCATCCTGGGTAGAAGGAATAGTGCAAGTAAAGGCTCTGCAGCAGGAGCAGCTGGTGTGTTACagaaacagcaaggaggccagtgtggctaaaGCAGGGGCCGGAGTGGGACAGGAAGACAGAGAAATCCTGCAGGAAGGCATACGGAGCCTTCCATAAATATTAATACCGGCCACGGCCACCAGCAAGCCTGTTCTTGACTCCTCGGAGCCACTGTGAAGATCAGGGGAGCCTGTACACGGAGGCCCCCGGCACCTATAGTGGCACTTCCTATCTGCCACGTGCCGCTCCAGCCATCACCTGTAACCTGTCCTTCAGTCCTGCCTGCCTATCCTTGGCCCTGCCTCTTGCCTAGTCTCACCGCTCTCCCAGCTGCCTCCTCTCAGCTTGTCTACCTCATCAGCCACTGCCAGCCAAGGAGGTCGCTCCTATTTCCCAAACACGCTGCAGATGCTGCAAATGTTGGCCAAATGATGCTCAAAGGTGCCACCACCCTACTGCCCAAGGGGATCCGGCCAGCCCCAGCTTTGGCTCGGCTACTCTGGGTTCTACTGGCACCCAGCAGCATCCTTCATGCATTTCTGAGTTCACTGCTGCTCCAGGCAGTCAAGGATGCCAGAAAATGATTTGCCAGAAAACTAAAAGTGTGTCATTGGACAAGAGGGCAAACACGATAAAGCGGTCTGCAGGTTTAAGTACTGGGAGGATGCAGAATGAGGAATAAACGGAGCTGGCACAGGTAAGACCTGGGACGGCGTTTCCAATGTGTGCCTCATGACAGGTGTTATGTGCCCCCAGTCCCCTTCTGCCACTGGCATGGTTGCCAGACAAAGGACAGGATGCTCAGctgatttgaatttcagataaatgaacatgtttttttaatataagtatgtcccatgtcTCCATGATTCTTTGTTTATCTAAGATTCAGATTTAATGGGCACcctgtattttcatttgctaaatAAGGGAGCCCTATCTCTCAccccaacaaacaaacaaggttTGGGAAATGCACAATTCACCCCTGAACTGGTCTCTTCCTGTCTATTTTCTCAGAGCAATTCATGCTCCCGACTGCACATCTCTGGGCAGTGAGTATTCTGCAGAGTGCTTACCAAGCTTTGCTCATCAGCAACCTTTCTCCTGGAGTACCTGGCAGAGAATTCAGCTCACAACACAAGAAAACTTCAAGCTTCTTGAGTTTAGGAACTGGCCTTAGCTTTGTTTCCCCCTTGACTGGTCACACTTTCTCTTACAGGATCAATAAACACTTGGATTGAAAGCATCATTTGGAAGCACGTCTATGAGCTGGTCCTGGTTTCAAGCCTCTCACTCTCCTCTTCTCCACCCAGGGCCTACCTGGAGCAGACACCCTAAATACGGAGCTCTTTCTACCAAATGGTTCCTCCAAACACTCCTGCTTCCTTCTCATTTCAAAAGGTGTTGCCTCTCT contains:
- the TACC2 gene encoding transforming acidic coiled-coil-containing protein 2 isoform X4, translating into MGGSQSLQPAPASDLNLEASEAMSSDSEEAFETPESTTPVKAPPAPPPPPPEVIPEPEVSAQPPPEEPGCGSETVPVPDGPRSDSVEGSPFRPPSHSFSAVFDEDKPIASSGTYNLDFDNIELVDTFQTLEPRASDAKNQEGKVNTRRKSTDSVPISKSTLSRSLSLQASDFDGASSSGNPEAVALAPDAYSTGSSSASSTLKRTKKPRPPSLKKKQTTKKPTETPPVKETQPEPDEESLIPSGENLASETKTESAKTEGPGSALLEETPLEPAVGPKAACPLDSESAEGAVPPASGGGRVQNSPPVGRKTLPLTTAPEAGEVTPSDSGGQEDSPAKGLSVRLEFDYSEDKSSWDNQQENPPPTKKIGKKPVAKMPLRRPKMKKTPEKLDNTPASPPRSPAEPNDIPIAKGTYTFDIDKWDDPNFNPFSSTSKMQESPKLPQQSYNFDPDTCDESVDPFKTSSKTPSSPSKSPASFEIPASAMEANGVDGDGLNKPAKKKKTPLKTDTFRVKKSPKRSPLSDPPSQDPTPAATPETPPVISAVVHATDEEKLAVTNQKWTCMTVDLEADKQDYPQPSDLSTFVNETKFSSPTEELDYRNSYEIEYMEKIGSSLPQDDDAPKKQALYLMFDTSQESPVKSSPVHMSESPTPCSGSSFEETEALVNAAAKTQHPVPRGLAPNQESHLQVPEKSSQKELEAMGLGTPSEAIEITAPEGSFASADALLSRLAHPASLCGALDYLEPDLAEKNPPLFAQKLQEELEFAIMRIEALKLARQIALASRSHQDAKREAAHPTDVSISKTALYSRIGTAEVEKPAGLLFQQPDLDSALQIARAEIITKEREVSEWKDKYEESRREVMEMRKIVAEYEKTIAQMIEDEQREKSVSHQTVQQLVLEKEQALADLNSVEKSLADLFRRYEKMKEVLEGFRKNEEVLKRCAQEYLSRVKKEEQRYQALKVHAEEKLDRANAEIAQVRGKAQQEQAAHQASLRKEQLRVDALERTLEQKNKEIEELTKICDELIAKMGKS
- the TACC2 gene encoding transforming acidic coiled-coil-containing protein 2 isoform X3, translating into MGGSQSLQPAPASDLNLEASEAMSSDSEEAFETPESTTPVKAPPAPPPPPPEVIPEPEVSAQPPPEEPGCGSETVPVPDGPRSDSVEGSPFRPPSHSFSAVFDEDKPIASSGTYNLDFDNIELVDTFQTLEPRASDAKNQEGKVNTRRKSTDSVPISKSTLSRSLSLQASDFDGASSSGNPEAVALAPDAYSTGSSSASSTLKRTKKPRPPSLKKKQTTKKPTETPPVKETQPEPDEESLIPSGENLASETKTESAKTEGPGSALLEETPLEPAVGPKAACPLDSESAEGAVPPASGGGRVQNSPPVGRKTLPLTTAPEAGEVTPSDSGGQEDSPAKGLSVRLEFDYSEDKSSWDNQQENPPPTKKIGKKPVAKMPLRRPKMKKTPEKLDNTPASPPRSPAEPNDIPIAKGTYTFDIDKWDDPNFNPFSSTSKMQESPKLPQQSYNFDPDTCDESVDPFKTSSKTPSSPSKSPASFEIPASAMEANGVDGDGLNKPAKKKKTPLKTDTFRVKKSPKRSPLSDPPSQDPTPAATPETPPVISAVVHATDEEKLAVTNQKWTCMTVDLEADKQDYPQPSDLSTFVNETKFSSPTEELDYRNSYEIEYMEKIGSSLPQDDDAPKKQALYLMFDTSQESPVKSSPVHMSESPTPCSGSSFEETEALVNAAAKTQHPVPRGLAPNQESHLQVPEKSSQKELEAMGLGTPSEAIEITAPEGSFASADALLSRLAHPASLCGALDYLEPDLAEKNPPLFAQKLQREAAHPTDVSISKTALYSRIGTAEVEKPAGLLFQQPDLDSALQIARAEIITKEREVSEWKDKYEESRREVMEMRKIVAEYEKTIAQMIEDEQREKSVSHQTVQQLVLEKEQALADLNSVEKSLADLFRRYEKMKEVLEGFRKNEEVLKRCAQEYLSRVKKEEQRYQALKVHAEEKLDRANAEIAQVRGKAQQEQAAHQASLRKEQLRVDALERTLEQKNKEIEELTKICDELIAKMGKS